The Flavobacterium marginilacus genome window below encodes:
- a CDS encoding DUF262 domain-containing protein, translating to MSTVKSMQEVSVEQLMNNYNLIVPEIQREYVWGFNDYGILDTFIQDITEGFKLNNKIDEATVSEIETIKKLVDTTSDETTRKSLNNILDCLLSKSSPINIGFLYSYRPGYYVFNDRNDDLYLIDGQQRFTTLFLILYYLSIKEGKQKDFISTFRFNKDIEQIAFDYRVRTLTHNFFIDLLSNAKSVDDLLNIRNKNWFLSNYDNDVTVNAIVGQKTNEKSGVFNKLNSHFENDSNSYYEFVKTQIKFWHFKTEETSQGEELYITMNSRGQQLADNETIRAKLFDTDLVKSNPLEWGEKWEIWQDFFWKNRDKSNNEITADEGFNEFLRWIQIIKMTEIQEVIIDDDNEDSLDKKDIIAIIKWGKGKKLDAKYLSLDEIDYYFRALKYLFESFPNEMEKLKSNYSTYSNFNLIEKQWLCPVDNNNSIIQIDSFRLLPILYYCKNRIELDGTIDSVKLFRVIRFFYNLRSDATIMKASSLLTINAIKFIGNLSSNSDITDILDLKGISVSILNKEERKKLQIIKKSENRFRTEDLFWRAEDNEQNEGSIIHLIEFSNPHIISNQFNLDDFEEKLIIFEEFIQKKHYIWGNLIATDVYTESFDRISYIGNWHKQEGFLQLISTKQGLNTIGLKEFLIHVQKKFIQTYKTADDIINEKSFKKQIYIYYILQFNSIIINAPKWNWDFGWNFGAFASTSGYKTFFTDGVIFQYFRTNFREKDDKMLWIHKNIKNQNLIIENLLNWSKE from the coding sequence ATGAGTACAGTAAAATCAATGCAAGAAGTATCTGTTGAGCAATTAATGAATAATTATAATTTGATTGTTCCTGAAATTCAACGAGAATATGTGTGGGGTTTTAATGATTATGGAATACTAGATACTTTTATTCAAGATATTACAGAAGGATTTAAACTAAACAACAAAATAGATGAAGCTACAGTCTCTGAGATTGAAACAATTAAAAAATTAGTTGATACAACAAGCGATGAAACTACTAGAAAAAGTTTAAATAATATTCTTGATTGCTTATTGAGTAAGTCAAGTCCTATAAATATTGGTTTTTTATATTCATATAGACCCGGTTATTATGTTTTTAATGATCGTAACGATGATTTATATTTAATCGATGGACAGCAAAGGTTTACAACATTATTTTTAATACTATATTATCTATCAATTAAAGAAGGAAAACAAAAAGATTTTATATCTACTTTTAGGTTTAACAAAGATATTGAACAAATTGCATTTGATTATAGAGTAAGGACATTAACACATAATTTTTTTATTGATTTACTTAGTAATGCAAAATCTGTTGATGATTTATTAAATATAAGAAATAAGAATTGGTTTTTATCCAACTATGATAATGATGTTACAGTAAATGCAATTGTTGGGCAAAAAACAAATGAGAAATCGGGAGTATTCAATAAACTTAATTCCCATTTTGAAAATGATTCTAATTCATATTATGAATTTGTAAAAACGCAAATTAAATTTTGGCATTTTAAAACAGAGGAGACTTCACAAGGTGAAGAGCTCTATATAACTATGAACTCTAGAGGTCAGCAGTTAGCGGATAATGAAACTATTAGAGCTAAATTGTTTGACACTGATTTAGTAAAGTCAAATCCTTTAGAATGGGGCGAAAAGTGGGAAATATGGCAAGATTTCTTTTGGAAAAATAGAGATAAATCTAATAATGAAATTACTGCCGATGAAGGATTTAATGAATTTTTAAGATGGATTCAGATAATAAAAATGACTGAAATTCAAGAGGTTATTATAGATGATGACAACGAAGATTCCTTAGATAAAAAAGATATTATTGCAATTATAAAATGGGGAAAAGGAAAAAAATTAGATGCTAAATATTTAAGTTTAGATGAAATTGATTATTATTTTAGGGCTTTAAAATATTTATTTGAGTCGTTTCCTAACGAAATGGAAAAATTAAAATCAAATTACTCTACTTATTCTAACTTCAATTTAATTGAAAAACAATGGTTATGTCCAGTAGATAACAATAATAGTATTATTCAAATAGATAGTTTTCGCCTTTTGCCAATTTTATACTATTGTAAAAATAGAATAGAATTAGATGGGACTATTGATTCAGTTAAGTTATTTCGAGTAATTCGTTTTTTTTATAACCTCAGAAGTGATGCTACAATTATGAAAGCATCAAGTTTACTGACGATTAATGCAATAAAATTCATTGGGAATTTAAGTAGCAATAGTGATATTACTGATATTCTAGATTTAAAAGGTATATCTGTTTCAATTTTAAATAAAGAAGAAAGAAAGAAACTTCAAATTATAAAAAAATCTGAAAATCGCTTCAGGACAGAAGATCTTTTTTGGAGAGCTGAAGATAATGAGCAAAATGAGGGTTCAATAATACATTTAATTGAATTTAGCAATCCACATATAATTAGTAATCAATTTAACCTTGATGATTTTGAGGAAAAACTAATCATCTTTGAGGAATTTATTCAAAAGAAACATTATATATGGGGGAATTTAATTGCTACAGATGTGTACACTGAATCATTTGACAGAATTAGTTATATTGGTAATTGGCATAAACAAGAAGGATTTTTACAATTAATCTCTACTAAACAAGGATTAAATACAATAGGGTTAAAAGAATTTTTAATACATGTACAAAAAAAATTTATTCAAACTTACAAAACAGCGGATGATATTATAAATGAAAAGTCATTCAAGAAACAAATCTATATTTATTACATTTTACAATTTAATTCAATTATCATAAATGCTCCTAAATGGAACTGGGATTTCGGATGGAATTTTGGTGCTTTTGCTTCTACTTCAGGATATAAAACCTTTTTTACTGATGGAGTTATATTTCAGTATTTTAGAACTAATTTCCGAGAAAAGGATGACAAAATGTTATGGATTCATAAAAATATTAAAAATCAAAATTTGATTATTGAAAATTTATTAAACTGGTCTAAAGAATAA
- a CDS encoding DUF262 domain-containing protein, with translation MSQLLYSVEEVFSEDGYLKELKKEYYNIPHYQRGYKWEPKNVQKLLEDIDNFKHANDKFYCLQNITIVEKENYFNVIDGQQRLTTLTILLSYLNKKELVFNKVRFPENSIRKETNSFLNKIITNTLASFPENSWEGFTKKNENYDHQDIYHIYRVYEAIEIWFDEKQRNEPTFDVVIYTEKLLNSVKLIINKVEGTTSEEKIFGNLNSKRVPLDGADLVRAILITRVANEEGKRESDIKNIVRVNERRVKIGWELDQINNWWSRDDVKQYFSNFVNVKSEEIGVSNKLFDEKKYPINNLYLLFAEKKGDKKLTLELIEKHNNDALGLYKEIVKLHSTLQDWFNDRKIYHFLGYLFNHKSNKTFNFNTVWNLWEKCTTRDQFIEKLKGLMLEVVSIDNELINFTDSNVNWYYDNPEKLVQTLVLMDVIYSLKENHNFLPHFAFTKKSNDIEHIFPQNPKEVEKQKEYIAFLNKTYVGKNKQFDLKDFDSKKNDEKYQEKIILFIKEQTSSFKINSVGNLVLLYSSLNRSISNSKYADKRARIISFYNDGNFIQPHTFSVFVRNFNDDKDENKDYEHWTNIDIESNAKFISKTIENFFNIQKP, from the coding sequence ATGAGTCAATTATTATATAGTGTTGAAGAAGTTTTTTCAGAAGATGGTTATTTAAAAGAACTTAAAAAGGAATATTATAATATTCCACATTATCAAAGAGGTTATAAGTGGGAACCTAAAAACGTTCAAAAATTACTCGAAGATATAGATAATTTTAAGCACGCAAACGATAAATTTTATTGTTTGCAAAACATTACAATTGTAGAAAAAGAGAACTATTTTAATGTAATAGACGGACAACAGCGATTAACCACTCTAACTATTCTTTTATCTTATTTAAACAAAAAAGAATTAGTCTTTAATAAAGTACGTTTTCCTGAAAACTCAATAAGAAAAGAGACTAACAGTTTTTTGAATAAAATAATAACGAACACATTAGCTTCATTTCCAGAAAATAGTTGGGAAGGTTTTACTAAAAAAAATGAAAATTATGATCATCAAGATATTTATCATATCTATAGAGTATACGAAGCAATTGAAATTTGGTTTGATGAAAAGCAAAGAAATGAGCCTACTTTTGATGTAGTTATTTATACCGAAAAATTACTAAACTCTGTAAAATTAATTATAAATAAAGTAGAAGGCACGACAAGCGAAGAAAAAATATTTGGAAATCTTAATTCTAAACGTGTGCCTTTGGATGGAGCAGATTTAGTAAGAGCGATTTTAATAACTCGTGTTGCTAATGAAGAAGGAAAAAGAGAAAGTGATATAAAAAATATAGTTCGAGTAAACGAAAGAAGAGTAAAAATTGGATGGGAATTAGATCAGATAAATAATTGGTGGAGTCGTGATGATGTTAAACAATATTTTTCAAATTTTGTAAATGTTAAATCAGAAGAAATAGGTGTTAGTAATAAACTTTTTGACGAAAAAAAATATCCAATAAATAATTTATATTTATTATTTGCTGAAAAAAAAGGAGATAAAAAATTAACTCTTGAACTAATAGAGAAGCACAATAACGATGCATTAGGATTATATAAAGAAATCGTAAAACTCCACAGCACTTTACAAGATTGGTTTAATGATCGAAAAATATACCATTTTTTGGGATATTTGTTTAATCATAAATCTAATAAAACATTTAATTTTAATACAGTTTGGAATCTTTGGGAAAAATGTACAACTAGAGATCAATTTATTGAAAAACTTAAAGGATTAATGCTAGAAGTAGTTTCAATTGACAATGAACTAATCAATTTTACTGATAGTAATGTCAATTGGTATTATGACAATCCAGAAAAACTTGTTCAGACATTAGTTTTAATGGATGTGATATATTCATTAAAAGAAAATCATAATTTTTTACCTCATTTTGCTTTTACTAAAAAAAGCAATGATATTGAGCACATTTTTCCGCAAAATCCAAAAGAAGTTGAGAAGCAAAAAGAATATATAGCATTTTTAAATAAAACTTATGTTGGAAAAAACAAACAATTTGATTTGAAGGATTTTGATTCTAAAAAAAATGATGAAAAATATCAAGAAAAAATCATCTTATTCATTAAAGAACAAACAAGCTCTTTCAAAATTAATTCTGTTGGAAACCTAGTCCTATTATATTCTTCGCTCAACAGAAGCATAAGTAATTCAAAATATGCTGATAAAAGGGCTAGAATTATTTCATTTTACAATGATGGTAATTTTATACAACCGCATACATTTAGCGTTTTTGTTAGAAACTTTAATGACGACAAAGATGAGAATAAAGATTATGAACATTGGACTAACATAGATATAGAATCTAATGCGAAATTTATTTCTAAAACAATAGAAAACTTTTTTAACATACAAAAACCATGA
- a CDS encoding restriction endonuclease subunit S yields the protein MNNTITKLQTYSSYKPSGVEWLGDIPEHWELSRLGVLLNPISTNNRTDLSLLSITREKGVILRDLEDEGANHNFIPDDLSNYKVLLKGQFGMNKMKAWQGSYGISDYDGIVSPAYFIFDLDKKMTPEYFHLAIRSKLYVSFFGSASDGVRIGQWDLSKERMKQIPFLIPSLKEQTDIAQFLDDKTAKIDQAIAIKQQQIELLKERRQILIHKAVTQGINPDVKLKDSGVEWIGEIPEHWEVKRLKDICSINLNSLPENTNKNFEFKYVDIGSVSIEKGICNIEEYTFKNAPSRARRIAKTGDTIISTVRTYLKAIDFIDEIKSKYIYSTGFAVLQPKEFIYPEFLGNFVRSDAFTEQVTVNSKGMSYPAINSTDIGRLTVVHCGYEEQKQIIEYIETANTKISTAISLKEQEIEKLKEYKMSLIDGVVTGKVRVS from the coding sequence ATGAATAATACCATTACAAAATTACAAACCTATTCTAGTTACAAACCTTCGGGAGTGGAATGGCTGGGGGATATTCCTGAGCATTGGGAGTTATCAAGATTAGGAGTTTTGTTAAATCCAATTTCTACAAATAATAGAACTGATTTATCCCTATTATCGATAACAAGAGAAAAAGGAGTTATTTTGAGAGATTTAGAAGATGAAGGAGCAAATCATAATTTCATTCCAGATGATTTATCAAATTATAAAGTTCTTTTGAAAGGACAATTTGGAATGAACAAAATGAAAGCTTGGCAAGGTTCTTATGGAATTTCTGATTATGATGGAATTGTTAGTCCTGCTTATTTTATTTTTGATTTGGATAAAAAAATGACACCTGAATATTTTCATTTAGCTATTAGAAGTAAATTATATGTTTCTTTTTTTGGTTCTGCTTCTGATGGCGTAAGGATTGGCCAATGGGACTTATCAAAAGAGCGAATGAAACAAATTCCTTTTTTAATTCCATCTTTAAAAGAACAAACTGACATTGCTCAATTTTTGGACGACAAGACCGCCAAGATTGACCAAGCCATTGCCATCAAGCAACAACAAATTGAATTACTCAAAGAACGCAGGCAAATACTCATTCACAAAGCCGTTACACAAGGAATAAATCCTGATGTAAAACTAAAAGACAGCGGTGTGGAATGGATTGGGGAGATTCCGGAGCATTGGGAGGTAAAGAGGTTGAAAGATATTTGCTCAATAAATTTAAACTCATTACCTGAAAACACTAATAAAAACTTTGAATTTAAATATGTTGATATTGGTAGCGTGAGTATAGAAAAGGGAATATGTAATATTGAAGAATATACATTCAAAAATGCGCCCTCAAGAGCAAGAAGAATTGCAAAAACAGGAGATACAATTATATCGACTGTTAGAACATATTTAAAAGCCATTGATTTTATTGATGAAATTAAATCTAAGTATATTTATTCAACAGGCTTTGCAGTATTACAACCTAAAGAATTTATCTATCCAGAATTTTTGGGCAACTTCGTAAGAAGCGATGCTTTTACAGAACAAGTAACTGTAAATTCAAAAGGAATGAGTTATCCCGCAATTAATAGCACTGATATCGGTAGATTAACTGTAGTACATTGTGGATATGAAGAACAAAAGCAAATTATTGAATATATAGAAACCGCTAATACCAAAATCTCCACAGCCATTTCGTTAAAAGAGCAAGAGATTGAGAAGTTGAAGGAGTATAAAATGAGTTTGATAGATGGGGTCGTAACGGGGAAAGTGAGGGTAAGTTAA
- a CDS encoding OmpA family protein, whose protein sequence is MTKLFRLTTVFMLVSLKLISQNLILNPSFEEIRYTPDSISAFNENVKYWSTPNDGTTDLFDINAKNHMISIPENYNGHQTAKFGEKYAGCYFYAENNYREYIQGHIKSPLEKDKDYKVSFYVCLAEKSKYALSDLSFILSNPRLNLPSSDYLSDNSLKNLWLNSSSKHSIENENYYTNSDNWTLVSKVIKAKGGENYIVIGNFNNDSKTKKKKINSNATHNCSYYFIDMVSIEPLNKVVTLIKPNSDNIVENKINKVIEKETIVLEKTYILENINFKSNSIDLNEDAIDELERIFNFLKKNNSTEILISGHTDDVGSDEYNQRLSDDRAQAIAEYLSNKGISLTRIKTIGYGNSKPIESNKTEEGRNKNRRVEFKITKNNNVYE, encoded by the coding sequence ATGACTAAATTGTTTAGATTAACTACAGTTTTTATGCTTGTATCCTTAAAATTAATTTCTCAGAATTTAATTTTAAATCCAAGTTTTGAAGAAATTCGATACACGCCTGATTCAATTAGTGCATTTAATGAAAATGTAAAATACTGGTCAACTCCTAATGATGGCACAACAGATTTATTTGATATTAATGCAAAAAATCATATGATTTCCATTCCTGAAAATTACAATGGACACCAAACTGCTAAATTTGGTGAAAAATATGCTGGATGTTACTTTTACGCTGAGAATAACTATAGAGAATACATACAAGGACACATAAAAAGTCCTTTAGAAAAGGACAAAGATTATAAAGTGTCATTTTATGTTTGTCTAGCAGAAAAATCCAAGTATGCACTAAGTGACTTAAGTTTTATTCTTTCAAATCCAAGATTAAACCTTCCAAGTTCAGATTATTTATCCGACAATTCACTAAAAAATTTATGGTTAAATAGCTCTTCTAAACACTCTATTGAAAATGAAAACTATTATACGAATTCAGATAACTGGACCTTAGTTTCAAAAGTAATTAAAGCAAAAGGGGGAGAAAACTATATTGTAATTGGAAATTTTAATAATGATTCAAAAACTAAAAAGAAAAAAATCAATAGCAATGCAACTCATAACTGTTCATATTACTTTATAGATATGGTTTCAATAGAGCCATTAAATAAGGTTGTTACTTTGATAAAACCCAATTCGGACAATATTGTTGAGAATAAAATAAATAAAGTTATTGAGAAAGAAACTATAGTACTTGAAAAGACATATATTTTAGAAAACATCAACTTTAAATCAAATAGTATTGATTTAAATGAAGATGCCATAGATGAACTCGAAAGAATATTCAATTTTTTAAAGAAAAACAACAGTACTGAAATATTGATTTCTGGTCACACTGATGACGTTGGAAGTGATGAGTATAATCAAAGACTATCTGATGATAGAGCCCAAGCAATAGCAGAATATTTAAGCAATAAAGGTATAAGCTTGACGAGAATAAAAACGATTGGATACGGTAATAGTAAGCCAATAGAATCAAATAAAACAGAAGAAGGTCGAAATAAAAATAGACGAGTAGAATTTAAAATAACTAAAAACAACAATGTCTATGAGTAA
- a CDS encoding type I restriction endonuclease subunit R, translating to MPSQTNEQALESAIEKKLTGSSLEELKQEGNIQERKELYRSGNGYYIGYANDFNAKYAIDEVRFWHFLETTQAEELAKLQKQNDWKLKILERLDRLVKKYGILRLLRKGLEVDDAHFTLLYVLPLPSSSASAKANFENNEFSVSRQIRYSVLNPREEIDMVIFVNGLPIATMELKNHWTGQNAKVHGQNQYKTKRDITQPLLNFGRCIVHFAVDTDEVYMTTKLDGTNTFFLPFNLGHNYGKGNPPNPFGHKTSYLWDEVLTRESVANIIQHFVRFDGTEKDGLSKRNLFFPRYHQMNVVRRIIVDASKNGVGQNYLIQHSAGSGKSNSITWAAYQLIETYPESDTIPGSKGISNPLFDSVIVVTDRRLLDKQLRDNIKEFSEVKNIVAPAYSSKELKESLESGKRIIITTIQKFPFIIDGIADLSDKRFAVIIDEAHSSQGGSAADNMNRAMGKASNEEEDEDPQDKIIEAMRSRKMRGNASYLAFTATPKPITIEKFGVLQEDGSFKPFHLYSMKQAIEEGFILDVLANYTTYKSYYEIEKSIEDNPLFDTAKAQKKLRAYVERDKQTIATKAEIMFEHFIANIINKKKLKGKAKAMVVTQSIESAIKYYSALKSILKDKGNPFQIAIAFSGKKTVDGIEYSEDALNGFPEKDTRDKFGDDEFKMLVVANKYLTGFDQPKLTAMYVDKKLQGVLAVQALSRLNRAADKLGKKTEDLFVLDFFNSVDDIKTAFDPFYTATSLNSATDVNVLHEIKGVLDEVGVYEWFEVEDFVTKYFNKVNTQELSPIIDAAADRFNFDLQLEDSEKADFKIKAKQFVKIYGQMAAILPYEVLNWEKLFWFLKFLIPKLIITDGSIDALDELLNSVDLSTYGLERVKLNESIVLDEIETELDPQNPNPRSAHGGDEEIDPLDLIINSFNEKWFQGWEATPEDQRIKFVTLGKYIQAHPDYLTKVAANTDVANRDLAFRKILDEVMSKQRKTELDLYRLYAKDEAFHQAFLDTMKRMVGANM from the coding sequence ATGCCTAGCCAAACCAACGAACAAGCTCTAGAATCTGCTATAGAAAAAAAACTAACAGGTAGTTCGCTCGAAGAACTAAAACAAGAAGGAAATATACAAGAGCGTAAGGAATTGTACCGTTCGGGCAATGGCTATTACATTGGCTACGCCAATGACTTCAATGCCAAATACGCTATTGATGAGGTTCGTTTTTGGCATTTTCTGGAAACTACTCAAGCCGAGGAGTTAGCCAAATTGCAAAAGCAAAATGACTGGAAACTCAAAATTCTGGAGCGCTTGGATCGTTTGGTTAAAAAATACGGCATTTTGCGTTTGCTTCGCAAAGGGTTGGAAGTCGATGATGCCCATTTTACTTTATTATATGTCTTGCCTTTGCCCAGTAGCAGTGCTTCGGCAAAAGCCAATTTTGAGAACAATGAGTTTAGTGTTTCTCGTCAAATTAGGTATTCGGTACTCAATCCGAGAGAAGAAATTGATATGGTTATTTTTGTCAATGGTTTACCCATTGCGACGATGGAACTCAAAAACCACTGGACAGGACAAAACGCCAAAGTTCACGGTCAAAACCAATACAAAACTAAAAGAGATATAACCCAGCCTTTATTAAACTTTGGGCGCTGCATCGTGCATTTTGCAGTCGATACCGATGAAGTGTATATGACGACCAAACTAGACGGCACTAATACTTTTTTTCTGCCCTTCAATTTAGGACATAATTACGGTAAAGGCAATCCGCCAAATCCTTTTGGGCATAAAACTTCTTATTTATGGGATGAGGTTTTAACACGCGAAAGCGTGGCCAATATCATCCAGCATTTTGTGCGTTTTGATGGTACAGAAAAAGACGGATTGAGCAAACGTAATTTATTCTTTCCGCGTTACCATCAAATGAATGTGGTGCGGCGAATTATTGTCGATGCAAGTAAAAATGGCGTTGGACAAAACTATTTGATTCAGCATTCGGCAGGTTCCGGAAAATCAAATTCGATTACCTGGGCAGCCTATCAGCTGATAGAAACCTATCCTGAAAGTGATACGATTCCAGGCAGTAAAGGAATATCCAATCCCTTGTTTGATTCAGTAATTGTTGTTACTGACAGGCGATTATTAGACAAACAACTTCGGGACAACATCAAAGAATTCTCAGAAGTAAAAAATATTGTGGCTCCTGCCTACTCTTCAAAAGAATTAAAAGAAAGTTTAGAAAGCGGCAAACGCATTATCATTACAACCATTCAAAAATTTCCTTTCATCATTGATGGTATTGCCGATTTAAGCGACAAACGCTTTGCTGTAATTATTGATGAAGCGCATAGCAGTCAAGGCGGTTCGGCTGCTGATAATATGAATCGTGCCATGGGTAAAGCCAGTAATGAAGAGGAAGACGAAGACCCACAAGATAAAATTATTGAAGCCATGCGTTCCAGAAAAATGCGGGGTAATGCTTCGTATCTGGCTTTTACCGCCACACCAAAGCCCATCACTATAGAGAAATTTGGAGTTTTACAAGAAGATGGATCTTTCAAACCGTTTCATTTATACTCTATGAAACAAGCGATTGAAGAAGGGTTTATTTTGGATGTTCTGGCCAACTACACCACCTACAAAAGCTACTATGAAATAGAAAAATCTATTGAAGACAATCCGCTATTTGACACCGCAAAAGCACAAAAGAAATTACGTGCTTATGTAGAACGAGACAAGCAAACCATTGCCACGAAAGCCGAAATAATGTTTGAGCATTTTATTGCCAATATCATTAATAAAAAGAAATTGAAAGGCAAAGCGAAAGCAATGGTAGTGACTCAAAGCATTGAATCGGCTATTAAATATTATTCTGCTTTAAAAAGCATATTGAAAGACAAAGGAAATCCTTTTCAAATTGCTATTGCATTTTCAGGAAAAAAAACGGTTGATGGCATAGAATATTCAGAAGATGCTTTGAATGGTTTTCCCGAAAAAGACACGCGTGATAAGTTTGGTGATGATGAATTTAAAATGTTAGTGGTTGCCAATAAATACCTGACAGGTTTTGACCAGCCCAAGCTAACGGCTATGTACGTTGATAAAAAACTGCAAGGTGTTTTGGCGGTACAAGCCTTATCCCGATTGAATCGTGCTGCAGATAAATTAGGAAAGAAAACAGAAGATTTATTTGTATTGGATTTCTTTAATTCAGTTGATGATATAAAAACAGCATTTGACCCGTTTTACACCGCGACTTCTTTAAACAGTGCTACAGATGTAAATGTACTGCATGAAATAAAAGGTGTTCTGGACGAAGTTGGTGTTTACGAATGGTTTGAAGTAGAAGATTTTGTAACTAAATATTTCAATAAAGTAAATACTCAGGAATTAAGTCCCATAATTGATGCTGCGGCTGACAGATTCAACTTTGACCTGCAATTGGAAGACAGTGAAAAAGCTGACTTTAAAATCAAAGCCAAACAGTTTGTAAAAATTTATGGGCAAATGGCAGCGATACTTCCTTATGAAGTACTTAATTGGGAGAAGCTTTTTTGGTTTTTGAAATTTTTAATACCAAAATTAATAATCACAGATGGCAGTATTGATGCATTAGACGAATTATTAAATTCAGTCGATTTATCCACCTACGGTTTAGAACGTGTAAAATTGAATGAATCCATTGTTCTGGATGAAATTGAAACCGAATTAGACCCACAAAACCCAAATCCAAGAAGTGCTCATGGCGGTGATGAAGAAATTGACCCTTTGGATTTAATCATCAATAGTTTCAATGAAAAATGGTTCCAAGGATGGGAAGCCACACCAGAAGACCAAAGAATTAAGTTTGTTACCTTAGGTAAATATATTCAGGCACATCCTGATTATTTAACTAAAGTAGCAGCTAATACCGATGTTGCAAACCGAGATTTAGCGTTCCGAAAAATATTGGATGAAGTAATGTCGAAACAACGAAAAACAGAACTGGATTTGTATCGCTTGTATGCTAAAGATGAGGCTTTTCATCAAGCCTTTTTAGATACTATGAAACGAATGGTTGGGGCAAATATGTAA